Proteins from a single region of Streptomyces vinaceus:
- a CDS encoding Rv2578c family radical SAM protein — protein MRWDNLTDGPGAPEQSGALFGAASVVTRTFDTPEFRGITFHEVRARSVLNRVPGASRMPFEWTVNPYRGCSHACVYCFARKTHSYLDLDTGLGFDSQIVVKTNAPEVLRRELAAPRWAGAHIAMGTNVDCYQRAEGRYRLMPGIIEALCDRANPFSILTKGTLILRDLPLLRRAAEVTEVGICVSVGFTDTDLWRTVEPGTPSPAARLAAVRALTGAGIECGVLMAPVIPFLGDSPEQLRATVRAVAESGATSVTPLVLHLRPGAREWFTAWLGAHHPHLLPRYERMYAGGSYAPTWYQRQITRQVHQLAAEFGIGPSRRGAARRIPDAGRTAGPAPAEPVQLSLL, from the coding sequence ATGCGCTGGGACAATCTGACGGACGGCCCTGGGGCCCCGGAGCAGTCGGGGGCGCTCTTCGGGGCGGCCTCCGTCGTCACGCGGACCTTCGACACCCCCGAGTTCCGCGGGATCACCTTCCACGAGGTCCGCGCCCGCTCGGTCCTCAACCGGGTGCCCGGCGCCTCGCGCATGCCGTTCGAGTGGACGGTCAACCCGTACCGCGGGTGCAGCCACGCCTGCGTGTACTGCTTCGCCCGCAAGACGCACAGCTACCTCGACCTCGACACCGGCCTCGGATTCGACTCCCAGATCGTCGTCAAGACCAACGCCCCCGAGGTGCTGCGCCGCGAACTCGCCGCGCCCCGATGGGCGGGCGCGCACATCGCGATGGGCACCAACGTCGACTGCTACCAGCGCGCCGAGGGCCGCTACCGGCTGATGCCCGGGATCATCGAGGCCCTGTGCGACCGGGCCAACCCCTTCTCCATCCTCACCAAGGGAACGCTGATCCTGCGCGACCTCCCCCTCCTGCGGCGGGCCGCCGAGGTCACAGAGGTCGGCATCTGCGTCTCCGTCGGCTTCACGGACACCGACCTGTGGCGGACCGTCGAACCCGGGACGCCCTCCCCCGCCGCCCGGCTCGCCGCCGTACGGGCCCTCACCGGGGCCGGGATCGAGTGCGGGGTGCTGATGGCCCCGGTCATCCCCTTCCTCGGGGACTCCCCCGAGCAGCTGCGGGCCACCGTCCGGGCCGTCGCCGAGTCCGGGGCGACCTCCGTGACACCCCTGGTACTCCATCTGCGGCCGGGCGCCCGCGAGTGGTTCACGGCGTGGCTGGGGGCCCACCACCCCCACCTCCTCCCGCGGTACGAGCGCATGTACGCGGGCGGCTCGTACGCACCCACCTGGTACCAGCGGCAGATCACGCGGCAAGTCCACCAGCTCGCCGCCGAATTCGGCATCGGACCCTCCCGGCGGGGCGCGGCCCGCAGGATCCCCGACGCCGGACGCACGGCCGGGCCCGCGCCCGCCGAACCCGTCCAGCTCAGCCTCTTGTGA